A genomic segment from Brienomyrus brachyistius isolate T26 chromosome 9, BBRACH_0.4, whole genome shotgun sequence encodes:
- the crabp2a gene encoding cellular retinoic acid-binding protein 2a isoform X2, producing MERKIPDFSGTWKMKSSENFEEMLKSLCVWYTGVNVMLRKIAVAAASKPLVEITQDGESFGIRTSTSVRTTHVSFTVGVSFNETTVDGRPCTSFPRWETDSKISCEQTLQKGEGPKTSWTREITNDSELILTMTADDVVCTRVYVRE from the exons ATGGAACGCAAGATACCTGATTTCTCTGGAACCTGGAAAATGAAAAGTTCGGAGAACTTCGAGGAGATGCTGAAA TCCCTATGCGTCTGGTACACAGGGGTCAACGTGATGCTGAGGAAGATCGCCGTGGCCGCGGCCTCCAAGCCCTTAGTGGAGatcacccaggatggggagagtTTCGGTATCCGCACCAGCACCTCCGTCCGGACCACCCACGTCTCCTTCACTGTGGGCGTGTCCTTCAATGAGACCACTGTGGATGGGCGCCCCTGCACG AGTTTCCCCCGCTGGGAGACGGACAGTAAGATCAGCTGTGAGCAGACCCTGCAGAAGGGAGAGGGCCCGAAGACCTCATGGACCCGGGAGATCACCAACGACAGCGAGCTCATCCTG ACAATGACCGCCGACGACGTGGTCTGCACCCGGGTCTACGTGCGAGAGTAA
- the crabp2a gene encoding cellular retinoic acid-binding protein 2a isoform X1, translating into MVLGSDSQQTLWGVNVMLRKIAVAAASKPLVEITQDGESFGIRTSTSVRTTHVSFTVGVSFNETTVDGRPCTSFPRWETDSKISCEQTLQKGEGPKTSWTREITNDSELILTMTADDVVCTRVYVRE; encoded by the exons ATGGTCCTGGGGTCTGACAGCCAGCAGACTTTATGGG GGGTCAACGTGATGCTGAGGAAGATCGCCGTGGCCGCGGCCTCCAAGCCCTTAGTGGAGatcacccaggatggggagagtTTCGGTATCCGCACCAGCACCTCCGTCCGGACCACCCACGTCTCCTTCACTGTGGGCGTGTCCTTCAATGAGACCACTGTGGATGGGCGCCCCTGCACG AGTTTCCCCCGCTGGGAGACGGACAGTAAGATCAGCTGTGAGCAGACCCTGCAGAAGGGAGAGGGCCCGAAGACCTCATGGACCCGGGAGATCACCAACGACAGCGAGCTCATCCTG ACAATGACCGCCGACGACGTGGTCTGCACCCGGGTCTACGTGCGAGAGTAA